CGAAAGGTTTTCCAGAAGAATCGATGTAAAGTATGGCTACCAATTGAGTGGCTCATCAAGGGTGAAACGGACATAACTATTGAAAAACCAGCTTTCCGAGATCGGGCACAAAACTCCTGATCGACCGCGTCAATAAAGTAATCATCCCTAAAAGGTCCCAACAAGTTATAGGCTTCAATCGAAACTAAACTACCTGCTGAAATAACATCTTTCTTCTCAACCCACCAAGCATTTGCTCTACCGACAACTGGTATACCAGTATCAACAAATGCCGAGCCAATTAAAGAAAGTCGATCCCTTAAAGGATAATCACGGTATACAGATGACAGTACCTCAACCATAGATGCAAACGGTGAACTGTCCTGATCAAACAGGAGTGCCCAAGAAAAACCTTGATCACGTGCCGCACATATCCCTTGGTTAAATGCTGTAGCAACCCCTAAATTCTCCTTGTTCAACACAAGAGTTATTCCAGGGCGAGTTGCAATACTTCGTAACATTTCAATAGAATTTTCACCAGAGCAGTTATCAATAATAATTAAACGGTGGGTCAGATCAAAAATCTTGGAAACATGAGAAGAAAAATTATCATCTGGAAAGTAAGTTACAACAACTGAACAAATATTATACGGAGAAGGTTCTTTATTGTTCATACTTTACCTATAAAAATAATGTAATTTCGAAAAAATAAATTTTCTGAAAGGCATTAATTCCTTGTGAAAAGCTTGCATATTTTCCCCCATATTTTTTTTGGGAATTTTTCTTTTTTTTAATATTTTTAGAAAATTTTTCAAAAAAAATAATTTTCCATTCAGATATGGTCGCCACTTATTCTTCAATATACAAAAATAGAAAAAAGCCATGAAATGATAAATGATTCGAATATGAAAATATCGAACCATTGAAGTAAGTGGGATATTCTTTAACCACAAAAATTCAATATTCCTTGAAAAATAAAAAACAGAGGTATCACTCAACTCCCCGATTGTTGCGCTGACCTTGTGATAAGCAATTGCATCAGCAACATAAAGACATCTCCACCCACAAAAATGAGCTCTGATACACAAATCAGAGTCTTCCAGGATAAGAAAGAAATCTTCATCAAAAAAACCGACGTCATCAATCATCTTCCGCCTATATACAGCCGCGGCTGCGCAAACAGATGTCACATAACGATTTTCTAAAAATTTTTGCGGGTCTTCAAACTCACCTTCCTTTGTGCAGGTAAAAGCTGTGGTAAAAGCATCTCCCGCACTATCAATAAGCCCGGTTTCAGGCACAATCAGACGAGAGGCGCAGATACCTACCTTTTCATCAGTCCCCAATGCCTGCTCCATTTGGACAATCCAATCGGGCAGCAAATAGGCATCGGTATTGAGTAGAGCGATAACATCTCCACTTGCGTATGGAAGGCCGGCGCAATTACCGCCAGCAAAACCTTTGTTTTCGGATAGACAAATGACTTTGACATCAGGGTAATTGGCCCGGACAAAAGCGACTGAATCATCATGAGAAGCATTATCAACAAGAATGATTTCGTATTTATCATATGTCTGCTGATAGATTGAATCGAGGCAACTCTCAAGGAGGCACCGACCGTTCCAATTAACAATAATAAAGCTGTACAGCGCACGGTTTGGCATTACTCACTCTTCCCTAGTGGTTGCCCGACTCCATCAAGAAAAGGAGGGATATCCACCCCTATCATCAAACCAGCAAACATTTTTGCACGAGCAATACGGCCAAATAAAAGGCGAGTCAATACTGCGCCAAACAGGCACAACCAAACAGTCACTATTGCTTCAGGGAAAAATCTTCGTGTGAAAAGAAGTCTATTCCTTGCGCTATAGTAATCACAGGCCAGACTCTTCTTGTTGGGCAAACTCGACGTCCCGATACTCGCACCGACCTTGTGATAAACGACACTTTCTGGTGCATAAACCAAGGAAAATTTACCTTCTGCACGAAGAGCCCAGTCAGTCTCTTCAAAATAAAGAAAGTAATCCTCACACATCAGGCCTATATCTCGAAGGAACTTTCTTGAGACGAGCATTGAGGCCCCGACAATATAATTCATCCACCTTTCCGCTCGATCTCGATTGCGTTTCAGTTCGGCTCGTTGCAACCGACCTTGATGCCAAGGCAGACCAATCCACTTACAATAGTACCCCCCGCCTAGCGCCTGAACCTTTTCTGGATGGTCATAATATAGCAGCGTTGACCCACAGATCCCGGCATCCGGCTTTCCATGCATCCTCTCGACCATATATGAAAGCGCATCGGAATTGACAACGGTATCGTTGTTCAGTAGCCAGACATAGTCAAAATCATCCCGCGCCAAGACATAGCGAAGCCCAACGTTATTACCACCGGCAAACCCCAAATTGGCACCAGTTCGAATCAGGATCAGTTCGGATATCTCACGACCTGTTCCTCCTGCTTCAGCTGCCTGGCGGTCATATTCAACATACGAAACTGGTTTAGTGACCGGCGGAAAGGACCGCAAACGATGCAAACTGCCTGCCGCAGGTAAAACGTTCAGTCGCCCTTCGGCCCAGGCTTTGATCCGCTCCATGGAACTGTCGGTAGAGTCGTTATCACAGATAATTATTCGAGGGATAGGAGCGTCAAGCCGATATAGGCTCTCTAGACATTCAAGCGTGTCGGCCCAACCGTTCCAGTTGAGTAGCAAGACGTAAGGGGAGCTCACTGGTAAATGCTCCACCCAACCATGACCGCCCACACGAATCCGGTGCAAAACAATGCTGGATCCCGCAACAGCGACTGGGTAGGATCTCCACCCTTGCCGGATTTGACTCGCAAAATATAACGCATCAAGCCGAAACAGCAGAGGGGTACGGTATAAATGAGCGCGGGCCGGGCGACCACATACATGGTATAGGTCACCAAAGCTGCCGCACCAACCATATACATTATTCCATCGAGAAAGCCTTCTGGATAACATTCCAAAACAGGCCGATGTTCTAGGGCGTTATCGGCAAGGACTATTTTTTCGCAAAGCCTCTTGCCTATGCTGAGGAACAAAGCTAGAAAAAACACACTTAGAAAAAGCCAAGCAGAGATCGCTGTACCAAATGCTTCACCGCCAGCCTGCAGACGCAACAGAAAGCCGGCGGAGATACAGAAAAGATCCAATAATGGAAGGTTTTTAAGGCGGAGCGAATAAAGCAAGTTGACCGCAACGTAAGCCAAGATCAACGCAATGAAAACGGGGGAAACCTGAGCAGCGAAAAGCAGCCCCGCGAGTAGCAGAACTGTCGCGATCAAATAAGCGGAGGAAGGCGAGATTTCTCCCGAGGCCAAAGGCCGCATCTTCTTGTTTTTGTGGACACGATCCTGTTCAATGTCACGCAGATCGTTAACAACATAAGCCGCACTGGAGACAAGACAGAAAGCCAACAAAGGGGAAATGGCGCTAACCACGCTGACCTGCATTATGTTCCCACCTAGAAACGAAGGGAACAGCAGAATAAGATTTTTAAGCCACTGGGCAGGCCGTAAAAGTCTTATGTATGAGAACGGAGTCATGGTGATTTCAGGCGCTCCGCAAGTTTTTGGGATGGTTTCTTATAAATTGAATTGTCGGGAAATTCTTCAGCGGCTTTAGCGAAAAATTGCTGTGCAGTTGCTGATTCATTAAGCTGAAGGTACATATTCCCCAACCTATAGTAATAGAAAGGGTTCCCCGATAATTCATGCAAGCGCCCTAGCCAGGATATGACTTCGCGTCTAAGACGAGTTTTCTCTATAACACTTGGAGATGACGCGACCATCTCCATCGTTAGTTTCACCAGAACTTCCAAGGATCTACTTTCAAGAGAATCTGAAGCTTCAACGTGGCTGAGCAACATCTTCCTCGCGCCATCAACATCACCATCACTAAAACGGAATAAAGCCTTGTTCAACGATGCAGCCTGCATCCCAGTACCATCTAGATTTCGTATAATTTCAAGAGCCTCTGCCGTTTTACCTTTTTCCCTCAGGGCATTGGCCAGTTCATTTTTGGCGGCGACAAAAGAAGGAGACTTCGCCACGGTATCTCTAAACAAAGCCTCGTTATCTTGCCAGGTCAGACATCGAGAAACAGTGGCATATGCAGTTGTGACCATAAATACAGGGAATAAAAGAATAAGGAATTTTTGAACCAATTTTTTGGTGGCAACAATCTTCCAAAGTAAAAATGTAACACCAATAACAAAAGTAGCACAGGGGATATACATATACCTCTCTGCAAACGGAGTCCACATGCCACCAGTAAAGACAGCTAAAAGAGCAGATGACCCTAAAAAGGCACTCATAAGAAAAAAAGTGGTCAGCACGTTTCGTTTCATAAATAAAAAAACAACAAGTATCATTAGAATAAAACCAGGAAGAACATAGCCATTTCCTACTTCAACGATCCCGAAATTAAGAGGGAATGGCATTACTAACTTGGTTAAATAAAAACCGCTGGTTTTAAGGAACAGAGTCGAAACGCTTACCAATGTAGAGATAACGTCAGATACAGATTGTGCTGAATTTTGTTCAGCAAAAGAGAGGACATACCTCACACCTCGGTCTGAATTTACAGCAATGAATCTCATTATGAAATATACAACTGCCGAAAATCCGTAACACCCCAATAGCGACAGTCGAAAAGTCAGATCAGTACGAGAAAACCAGAGTGAAGATGATTTCGGCAAAAAAAGCAGTAAAAACACACCTGGTATGAAAAAAAGTGCCGTTTCCTTACTCAAGCAACCGACTAACAAAAAGAACGCACCATACAGACCGTATTGAAAAGAGCCGAACCTTAAGGCGAATAGTAAAAATAACAACGCCAAAAGAACAAAGAAACCAGCAAGAAGGTCTGTCCGACCTACAACCCAGGCGACTGATTCAACATTGATAGGATGAATAGCAAAAATGACGCTAGAGAAGAACGGTAGGGTAACATTTTGAATTGAGAGAATACGACAAAGCTGCAATGAGATAAAAAAAACGAGGAGAACATTTGATAGATGGAGTAACACGTTTTCTAGATGCATAAAGGACGGATCGCCGCCCCATAAACACTGATCAGCAACATAACTAAGCATCAATACTGGGCGATAATAATTATGTTCACCGCCAGGAAAAAAATGTTTTGCTAAGTCAAAATGACCCAGATTTAATAAATATTTTGATAAAGCGAGGTCGTCGACAGAATTAAATGGAGAAAAAATAAGCGGGTAGTAAACTCCCAAAACAATAAGGCTCAATAAAAGGCAAACATATTTTTTGGATATCTTCATTGCCTATCTCGGTGAACGATATCCAAGAAAAAATCCTCCAGATTGTTCCTATTGGGTTCAATCTGGCTCACCTCTGCTCCGGATTTATGTACTTTCATCATAAAATTGTTAAATGCCACTTTTGGGACATAAACTTCAAAGTTGTTCCCAGCAGATTCACACTCAAATCCTACGAAGGATTCCTTGCTTCCACCGACCAATTGAACCCGGTAACCATCAATGCCTGTTTTCATAATGTCCTCAACAGAACTCAATGCGCGCAGGCAACCACCAACAATAACTCCAACCCGATCACAGACAGCTTCGATATCAGAAGTAACATGGGTGCTAAAAAAAACCGTTTTTCCCTGACTCTTTAGCTCGGTTAAAATCTGCTTAACAAGTGCTCGTCCGATAGGATCAAGACCACTCATCGGTTCATCCAGAATGTACACATCAGGGTCATGAATAAGCACCTGGGCAAGGCCAACGCGCTGCACCATACCTTTACTATATCCTCGCATGGGGCGTTTGCGACTTTCCCACAGGTCTAAAAGTTTTAGTACCTGTTCACTCTTTTCACGCAATATAGAACCCGCCAAGCCAAAGGCTCTCCCGACAAAATCAAGATACTCTACGCCAGTCAGAAAATCATAAAAGGCGGGATTCTCCGGCAGGTAACCAACGTTCAAACGAGCATCGGGGCATGAGATATCGAGTCCCATAATTTTGGCGCACCCCGAGCTGGGCCGAATAAGACCCACCAAGCTTTTAATGGTAGTACTTTTCCCCGCACCGTTTGGTCCAAGGAAACCAAAAACTTCCCCTTGTGCTACGCTTAGACTTAGATCGGTTAAAGCCTCTACACGCCTCCCCCTCTTCCCCCTGAACGTTTTACTCAAAGCCAAAGCTTCTATTGCATCCATATATGCCTCAATCTCTTTAATTTTTCTTTATTTTTTTGGCGAAGGCAAAATTACTGGTGGTTTTAACTTGGCCATCAGGCGCAAGATAAAACTCTCCCCCATAGGGATCATTGGGTATTTTTGCCAAATAGCCTCGGTCAATCAGGCCAGCTATTGATTTCGCTTGTCTACCCAAATCATGTTGAAAAGCAGCACTGGCGGATTCGATCTTTTTTACAGCAGTCAAGGCTGCTAAGCGTGTATCGAACACCTGTTTGACGGCAGCATTTTTGGCATTTTTTGACATGGTCGACAGATACACCAAAGCCAGATCGGTCTGCCCAGACTCTTGCATATAACGGCTTGCAAGATTGCTGAAAAGCGGTGAGCCTGAAAGTGCCCCGGCCAAACGATAATATTTAGCGGCCTGTTTAAAATCTTTAAGAAAATAGGCATGGTTAAACCCTGCAAAAAAAGGTAGGTACCAATCCCAAGTACGATACTTCATGCCGTAATCCAATAGGTTATTTGCCAACTGGATCTGCCCGACATCCCAGACAAGGATCGACTGCCCAAAATAATAAGCATCCATATTATAGGGATCGAGCTTAACCGCAGCATGCAGGACACGCGACATCGCTGGATAATCAGGGGGAATAATATATTCGGCTTTATTCTCCTCCATTAACCCGCCGAAATACATTATGACCTTCAAAATCAACAATTCACCAACCAATGTTTTTTGGTCGGCTGCACCAAACTGTATCAATTTGATACTGGGCATATTCCCGATTTTTTCGACAAACGGCTTATTTTGCATGTAGGTTGAAAAAGGGGTAACCAAAAAAACATAACAGGACAGTGCAACGAATAAAAACAAGTATCCCCTTGCTTTCGTTCTGGTCCAAAACAAACCCTGATTTTTGGTCTTTCCTCTCATTTACTTTATTTCTCTGCGAGAAAAAAGCATCGTGGCCAGTGTCAACACGATAGCGGAGTAAACAACAAGGTAACCTAGGGTCAGAAAAATACCCTCTGTCGCAATCGGCAACCCATATATGGCGTTAACCTTAAAATCAAAAGCACTAAAATTAGGTACAATATAATACAAACCTGATGCGCAGTTGCGGACCGTGACTGATAAAACCTGGCCGGCCGCAGAGTGAACATAGTCATAAACTTGCTGTGATGCATTCCCAACGAAAAAAATAGAAATAGCGCCAAATATGGGAAGGAAAAATGATGTACTAACCGTTGAAAAAAGTACAGCGAAGGCGACAAGTAAGATGTACTTGAGAGCATCAAAGCAAATGGCACTAACAATATTTAACCAGACAATTGGCCTATCGGGAGGAAAGTTACCGGAGACAAACCAGATAACCAACAGGGCGAGACCGCCAAGGATAAAAGCCGTAAACAGGAGAAACAGCGCGACACCAAAAAATTTACCGAGCAAATAAGATGTTCGTGATACGGGTAATGAAAGCACGCTGAAAGTGTAGCGCCTTTCCATATCTTTCCATATTGACGTGCCACCAAGAAATACTGCCAGAAGGAGGAGAATAAAAGATATCAAAGAAAGTGACAAAGTGATGGACAACTCTGTCACCTGGCGCATCGAAAACTGGCTGAGTAGCGGAATTGACAACAACAGCAATGCAACCATAAGTATCCCGTGAAATACACGATCCTTAAATATCCCCTTCATGGTTACTTGTAAAATCAAAAACATCACCTGGATCCTTTTTTGTTTTCAGTTCCTCTGCCAAGTTCCTTCGACAATTTCAATGCTGCCTTGTAGTAGTAAGCCGTGGGTACTGTTTGTGCGGCAGCACGGCCGAAGGCTTCTTGGGCATGTTCTTTATCATTCAAAAATAAATATGCCTGCCCCAGACGATAAAGATAAAAGGGATCATCAGACAACTCATAGAGGCGGATCAACAAGGGTACGGTTTCTGGAAGTATGAGTTCTTGGCCTGAGTCCAAACGCATGATCAATTGATCATACTGTGACAAAAAATGTTTAAGAATTTGCTGTTCGTAGCGGCCTGGGTTTTTAAGTGCCCTCTGAAGTAACCCGCGGGCAGCATGAATCTTGCCCTGCTGAAAAAGAGCAGTGGCCTGATCCATCAGCACGGAGGGCGAACTGCCTAAGGGATGCGCACCTCTTAAAGACACAAGTCCATCCTTTCCACTAATATCCAGCCCTTGTTCCTGCATGGCAAGGGCTAAATGAATTTTTGCCGGAGTAAAATAAGGGGATTTGTTCAGGGTATCCTGAAACAGCGCCAGATTACTCTGCCACAATAGGGTTCGCGTTTCGGTAGCATAAGCAAAACCACACAAAAGCACGCCTATAGAAAGCACTAAAATATGTGGGCGCGGTAACCGCACTGCCCAGGGTGTAGTTAAAAGTACTACCCCTACCACAAAAAAAGCAGAAGGAATGTACATATAACGCTCGGCCAATGGTGTCCAAGTCGCCTCGAGAAGGGGAACGAGCAGAGCAGAACTACCAATCGTAGCGGCGCTAAAGAAAAAATATGTGGTTAGGGTCCTTCTTTTTAGACAGAAGAAAACCAGTAACACAGCAAATACGCCGACAGGAATATAAAGGTCAGAGACATGAATAATGCCAAAATTTAACGGAAAGGGTATAAATAGCTTTTTTAGATAAAAACCAGCAGCCTTTAAAATCAGATGAGCACTCTCAAACAAACCGAAGCCCTGCCCACCTGTCAGTCGCGAAACGACATGAGAAACCCCTGCATCGCCACGAACAAACATTAAATGACGGAAGACAAAATAACCGATCCCCATTACAGGAAAAAAAATGAAAAGCGGCCAATGACTCAACAAAAAATAGCGGATAGAGGGACGACTTGGGGTTTGTGCTGGCAGGAAAAAAGGCAGTAACACTGCCGCAGGAAGATAAAAAATAGCCGTTTCTTTAGCCAAACATGCGACAAAAAGGCTTGTTGCCGCCAGAAGAACCACACCCCAATGACATTTTTCCCGCAGTAAAAGCCAGGTTGAAAAAAGTAAAAACAGTGCAGCAAGTAAATCAGTTCGGCCGACAATCCAATTCACC
Above is a genomic segment from Geopsychrobacter electrodiphilus DSM 16401 containing:
- a CDS encoding glycosyltransferase encodes the protein MNNKEPSPYNICSVVVTYFPDDNFSSHVSKIFDLTHRLIIIDNCSGENSIEMLRSIATRPGITLVLNKENLGVATAFNQGICAARDQGFSWALLFDQDSSPFASMVEVLSSVYRDYPLRDRLSLIGSAFVDTGIPVVGRANAWWVEKKDVISAGSLVSIEAYNLLGPFRDDYFIDAVDQEFCARSRKAGFSIVMSVSPLMSHSIGSHTLHRFFWKTFRPANHSPTRHYYMVRNYIVLAREYLFFDPLWVLSLAIVRLRELILVIFFENNKLSKITLMALGLWHGLCGKSGKGIFLSDRASS
- a CDS encoding glycosyltransferase family 2 protein → MPNRALYSFIIVNWNGRCLLESCLDSIYQQTYDKYEIILVDNASHDDSVAFVRANYPDVKVICLSENKGFAGGNCAGLPYASGDVIALLNTDAYLLPDWIVQMEQALGTDEKVGICASRLIVPETGLIDSAGDAFTTAFTCTKEGEFEDPQKFLENRYVTSVCAAAAVYRRKMIDDVGFFDEDFFLILEDSDLCIRAHFCGWRCLYVADAIAYHKVSATIGELSDTSVFYFSRNIEFLWLKNIPLTSMVRYFHIRIIYHFMAFFYFCILKNKWRPYLNGKLFFLKNFLKILKKRKIPKKNMGENMQAFHKELMPFRKFIFSKLHYFYR
- a CDS encoding glycosyltransferase; this encodes MERIKAWAEGRLNVLPAAGSLHRLRSFPPVTKPVSYVEYDRQAAEAGGTGREISELILIRTGANLGFAGGNNVGLRYVLARDDFDYVWLLNNDTVVNSDALSYMVERMHGKPDAGICGSTLLYYDHPEKVQALGGGYYCKWIGLPWHQGRLQRAELKRNRDRAERWMNYIVGASMLVSRKFLRDIGLMCEDYFLYFEETDWALRAEGKFSLVYAPESVVYHKVGASIGTSSLPNKKSLACDYYSARNRLLFTRRFFPEAIVTVWLCLFGAVLTRLLFGRIARAKMFAGLMIGVDIPPFLDGVGQPLGKSE
- a CDS encoding decaprenyl-phosphate phosphoribosyltransferase encodes the protein MQVSVVSAISPLLAFCLVSSAAYVVNDLRDIEQDRVHKNKKMRPLASGEISPSSAYLIATVLLLAGLLFAAQVSPVFIALILAYVAVNLLYSLRLKNLPLLDLFCISAGFLLRLQAGGEAFGTAISAWLFLSVFFLALFLSIGKRLCEKIVLADNALEHRPVLECYPEGFLDGIMYMVGAAALVTYTMYVVARPALIYTVPLCCFGLMRYILRVKSGKGGDPTQSLLRDPALFCTGFVWAVMVGWSIYQ
- a CDS encoding tetratricopeptide repeat protein yields the protein MKISKKYVCLLLSLIVLGVYYPLIFSPFNSVDDLALSKYLLNLGHFDLAKHFFPGGEHNYYRPVLMLSYVADQCLWGGDPSFMHLENVLLHLSNVLLVFFISLQLCRILSIQNVTLPFFSSVIFAIHPINVESVAWVVGRTDLLAGFFVLLALLFLLFALRFGSFQYGLYGAFFLLVGCLSKETALFFIPGVFLLLFLPKSSSLWFSRTDLTFRLSLLGCYGFSAVVYFIMRFIAVNSDRGVRYVLSFAEQNSAQSVSDVISTLVSVSTLFLKTSGFYLTKLVMPFPLNFGIVEVGNGYVLPGFILMILVVFLFMKRNVLTTFFLMSAFLGSSALLAVFTGGMWTPFAERYMYIPCATFVIGVTFLLWKIVATKKLVQKFLILLFPVFMVTTAYATVSRCLTWQDNEALFRDTVAKSPSFVAAKNELANALREKGKTAEALEIIRNLDGTGMQAASLNKALFRFSDGDVDGARKMLLSHVEASDSLESRSLEVLVKLTMEMVASSPSVIEKTRLRREVISWLGRLHELSGNPFYYYRLGNMYLQLNESATAQQFFAKAAEEFPDNSIYKKPSQKLAERLKSP
- a CDS encoding ABC transporter ATP-binding protein codes for the protein MDAIEALALSKTFRGKRGRRVEALTDLSLSVAQGEVFGFLGPNGAGKSTTIKSLVGLIRPSSGCAKIMGLDISCPDARLNVGYLPENPAFYDFLTGVEYLDFVGRAFGLAGSILREKSEQVLKLLDLWESRKRPMRGYSKGMVQRVGLAQVLIHDPDVYILDEPMSGLDPIGRALVKQILTELKSQGKTVFFSTHVTSDIEAVCDRVGVIVGGCLRALSSVEDIMKTGIDGYRVQLVGGSKESFVGFECESAGNNFEVYVPKVAFNNFMMKVHKSGAEVSQIEPNRNNLEDFFLDIVHRDRQ
- a CDS encoding ABC transporter permease; protein product: MFLILQVTMKGIFKDRVFHGILMVALLLLSIPLLSQFSMRQVTELSITLSLSLISFILLLLAVFLGGTSIWKDMERRYTFSVLSLPVSRTSYLLGKFFGVALFLLFTAFILGGLALLVIWFVSGNFPPDRPIVWLNIVSAICFDALKYILLVAFAVLFSTVSTSFFLPIFGAISIFFVGNASQQVYDYVHSAAGQVLSVTVRNCASGLYYIVPNFSAFDFKVNAIYGLPIATEGIFLTLGYLVVYSAIVLTLATMLFSRREIK
- a CDS encoding tetratricopeptide repeat protein — translated: MSMQMTTRTTVLLIICVVLGTYYPVIFSPFNSVDDPGVYTYLLNVNSFGIREMFSTAGSVHYYRPVYWLSYWADKYIWGLEESFMHLENMVFHLLNVLLVFAVAHRVFLLKNFRSHWPPLIAALIFALHPLNTEAVNWIVGRTDLLAALFLLFSTWLLLREKCHWGVVLLAATSLFVACLAKETAIFYLPAAVLLPFFLPAQTPSRPSIRYFLLSHWPLFIFFPVMGIGYFVFRHLMFVRGDAGVSHVVSRLTGGQGFGLFESAHLILKAAGFYLKKLFIPFPLNFGIIHVSDLYIPVGVFAVLLVFFCLKRRTLTTYFFFSAATIGSSALLVPLLEATWTPLAERYMYIPSAFFVVGVVLLTTPWAVRLPRPHILVLSIGVLLCGFAYATETRTLLWQSNLALFQDTLNKSPYFTPAKIHLALAMQEQGLDISGKDGLVSLRGAHPLGSSPSVLMDQATALFQQGKIHAARGLLQRALKNPGRYEQQILKHFLSQYDQLIMRLDSGQELILPETVPLLIRLYELSDDPFYLYRLGQAYLFLNDKEHAQEAFGRAAAQTVPTAYYYKAALKLSKELGRGTENKKGSR